A single region of the Microbulbifer sp. MKSA007 genome encodes:
- a CDS encoding parallel beta-helix domain-containing protein codes for MKTLANMGVILALIVPVGCSERPESRVEDSSSKVDFQKQLLKKLISAKTGDVITIPEGKFHINRSLSLNTDGVTLRGAGMDKSVLSFEGQIQGAEGILVNASNFTIEGLAIEDTIGDALKINEGKNIIIRDVRVEWTNGPSTQNGAYGIYPVQTENTLIDGVVAIGASDAGIYVGQSRNVIVRNSRAEFNVAGIEVENTIGADVYNNIAVNNTGGILVFNMPNLPQPGHSTRIYNNQIKNNNTGNFGHEGTPVAAVPAGSGVVINSNDRVEIFENDISDNDTANILISSYFTAGYYSDKSTQSDFDPYPEGIYIYANNFSGGGTSPDHLKLKALKLAMFGISGALPDILWDGVVDQSKLVDGQIPEALKLCIDNEPAGILNIDFGNEYKNISTDIEPHQCHLEKLAKVVLDFDSKQENEDHLAVIEVANEE; via the coding sequence ATGAAGACTTTAGCGAATATGGGAGTAATTCTGGCTTTAATAGTACCCGTTGGATGTTCTGAACGGCCTGAATCCAGAGTTGAGGACAGTTCCAGTAAGGTTGATTTTCAAAAGCAACTACTAAAAAAACTGATATCCGCAAAGACTGGTGATGTTATTACTATTCCTGAGGGTAAATTCCATATCAATCGTAGTTTATCCCTGAATACTGATGGGGTAACGCTACGTGGAGCTGGCATGGATAAATCTGTCCTCTCCTTTGAGGGGCAAATTCAGGGTGCTGAGGGGATATTAGTTAATGCCAGTAACTTTACTATTGAGGGGTTGGCTATTGAGGATACCATAGGCGATGCCCTGAAAATTAATGAGGGCAAAAACATTATCATCAGGGATGTTCGTGTTGAATGGACCAATGGTCCGTCTACCCAAAATGGTGCCTATGGTATTTATCCTGTACAGACTGAAAATACTTTAATCGATGGTGTGGTAGCTATTGGCGCTTCAGATGCAGGGATTTATGTCGGTCAGTCGCGGAATGTTATTGTTCGCAATAGCCGCGCAGAATTTAATGTGGCGGGTATTGAGGTCGAGAATACGATCGGTGCAGATGTTTACAACAATATTGCTGTGAATAACACTGGGGGAATTCTTGTTTTTAATATGCCTAATCTTCCGCAGCCAGGGCACAGTACACGTATCTACAATAACCAGATAAAGAATAATAATACTGGAAATTTTGGTCATGAGGGCACGCCGGTTGCTGCCGTGCCAGCAGGATCTGGGGTGGTTATTAACTCGAATGATCGGGTGGAGATTTTTGAAAATGATATTTCTGATAATGATACTGCTAACATATTGATCAGCAGCTATTTTACGGCTGGATACTATAGTGATAAGTCTACGCAGTCTGATTTTGACCCATACCCAGAGGGGATCTATATCTATGCCAATAACTTTTCTGGCGGTGGTACATCGCCAGATCATCTTAAGTTAAAAGCTCTGAAGTTAGCTATGTTTGGAATATCAGGTGCATTGCCGGATATTCTTTGGGATGGAGTGGTTGATCAAAGTAAACTGGTGGATGGTCAAATACCTGAAGCATTAAAGTTATGTATTGATAACGAGCCTGCAGGAATTCTCAATATAGATTTTGGAAATGAGTATAAGAATATATCCACGGATATAGAACCTCATCAGTGTCATTTGGAAAAGCTTGCCAAAGTAGTTTTAGACTTTGATTCAAAGCAGGAAAATGAAGACCATTTGGCAGTGATAGAGGTAGCTAATGAAGAATAA
- a CDS encoding SO2930 family diheme c-type cytochrome, with the protein MKNNNQISRKLIYSIWSLILLVGLAGCESYKKDVHLFPVEEVPEKLSAWNLLRLEKGVLFPAERALPYDLNTGLFTDYAHKFRTVWLPEGAFATYGEEQFNYPVGTILSKTFYYPQESSGVVRRTDDFSADYVEGSFGQALDLNRVRLVETRLLIRRQENWQALPYVWNKEQTEATLEIAGDVKSFQLVSLNGQQENLSYVVPDANQCAGCHAEKFTEKAISPLGPKARHLNKDFPYRSGVENQLLFWQKAGYLRGLPDLKSLPRNANIYDATVSLEDRARAYLDINCGHCHNPTGPADTSGLMLHHSETDWRKLGLCKPPIAAGTGSGGHLFAIVPGEPENSILNFRVESTAPGAMMPELGRSVVHTEGVELLKQWVSSLPGSCT; encoded by the coding sequence ATGAAGAATAATAATCAAATAAGTAGGAAGCTTATCTACTCTATTTGGAGTCTTATATTATTGGTTGGCCTTGCAGGGTGTGAATCATACAAAAAGGATGTTCATTTATTTCCAGTAGAAGAGGTACCCGAAAAACTCAGTGCATGGAATTTATTGAGGCTGGAGAAAGGTGTGCTCTTCCCTGCGGAAAGAGCATTACCTTACGATTTAAATACGGGGTTATTTACCGATTATGCTCATAAGTTCAGAACTGTCTGGCTGCCTGAGGGGGCTTTTGCAACCTACGGAGAAGAACAGTTTAATTACCCTGTCGGAACTATCCTAAGCAAGACATTTTACTATCCACAGGAGAGTAGTGGTGTAGTTCGTCGTACCGATGACTTCTCTGCGGATTATGTTGAGGGGAGCTTTGGGCAGGCACTTGATTTAAATCGTGTCCGTCTCGTTGAGACACGGCTTTTAATACGCAGGCAGGAAAATTGGCAGGCGCTGCCCTATGTCTGGAATAAAGAGCAGACTGAGGCAACTCTTGAGATTGCTGGAGATGTGAAAAGTTTTCAGTTGGTTAGCCTGAACGGACAGCAGGAAAACCTTAGTTATGTAGTACCTGACGCCAATCAATGTGCTGGTTGTCATGCAGAAAAGTTTACTGAAAAAGCCATTTCTCCTCTCGGCCCTAAGGCTCGACATCTGAATAAAGACTTTCCCTACCGTAGTGGAGTAGAAAATCAATTGCTGTTTTGGCAAAAGGCCGGCTATTTACGTGGACTGCCTGATCTGAAAAGTTTGCCGAGAAATGCCAATATTTACGATGCGACTGTGTCGCTGGAAGATCGCGCCAGGGCATATTTGGATATCAATTGTGGCCACTGCCACAATCCCACTGGGCCGGCAGATACCTCAGGGCTTATGTTGCATCATAGCGAAACTGATTGGCGCAAACTTGGGCTATGTAAACCGCCTATTGCTGCGGGTACAGGCAGTGGAGGGCATTTATTCGCAATAGTACCGGGAGAGCCTGAAAATTCTATTTTGAATTTTCGTGTAGAGTCTACCGCGCCTGGGGCCATGATGCCTGAATTAGGTAGAAGCGTGGTGCATACAGAGGGCGTTGAATTACTAAAGCAGTGGGTAAGCTCCCTACCGGGAAGCTGCACTTAA
- a CDS encoding TetR/AcrR family transcriptional regulator: protein MTVDTGKSELVYHGRRAQRADSRLRRKAILEATLRLIVKEGIRGIRHRAVAREANVPLAATTYYFKDLNDLISDSFTYFVEQGLEATRQLHEESFSAARNLSAQERASHSSRKLLIQQLTRFILTHVRTQAEDRDRRLVELAFRNEALRNEQLTRAVRMANHARESMIKEFFQLLGLADSEAAAQIAHGTILNLEYEILSGAIAIDSPLLERTVTLMINGLIPAATVVAETAAYG from the coding sequence ATGACTGTAGACACTGGAAAGTCTGAATTGGTCTACCACGGCCGCCGGGCCCAACGCGCAGATAGCCGTCTGCGGCGCAAGGCGATTCTAGAGGCCACCCTGAGACTGATCGTTAAAGAAGGTATCCGCGGCATCAGGCACCGTGCAGTCGCCCGCGAAGCTAACGTTCCTCTCGCGGCTACTACTTATTATTTCAAAGACCTGAATGACCTGATCAGCGATTCATTTACTTATTTTGTTGAGCAGGGACTCGAGGCTACACGCCAACTGCATGAAGAGAGTTTTAGTGCGGCACGTAATTTATCCGCACAGGAACGGGCATCACATAGCAGTCGTAAACTGCTGATTCAACAATTGACCCGTTTTATTCTTACTCATGTTCGCACCCAGGCTGAAGACCGGGATCGCAGATTGGTTGAACTGGCATTCCGCAATGAAGCGCTTCGCAATGAGCAGCTGACCCGCGCGGTGCGGATGGCCAATCACGCCAGAGAGTCAATGATTAAGGAATTCTTCCAATTACTGGGTCTAGCGGATTCTGAAGCGGCTGCACAAATTGCTCACGGTACGATCCTGAACCTTGAGTATGAAATTTTGAGTGGTGCTATTGCTATCGACTCACCGCTGTTGGAACGCACCGTCACCTTGATGATCAACGGATTAATTCCAGCGGCAACAGTTGTTGCTGAAACTGCAGCATACGGCTGA
- a CDS encoding electron transport complex subunit E, translating into MATPGYTEIAQNGLWKNNPALVQLLGLCPLLAVTGSVVNGIGLGLATTGVLTCSNLAVSLIRRQIPDTVRLPASVMIIATFVTCVELLMKAYTYELYLVLGIFIPLIVTNCAILGRADAFASKNPVLPSLADGFMMGIGFTAVLIAIGAVREILGQGTLFSDMDLLFGSMAKDWGISIFGSDYPGVLVAVLPPGAFLVAGLLIAAKNAIDIGIERHKSQKVKIIPGSKRVRVTGKIS; encoded by the coding sequence ATGGCAACTCCCGGCTACACAGAAATCGCCCAAAATGGGCTGTGGAAAAATAACCCCGCGCTGGTGCAATTGCTTGGCCTCTGTCCCCTGCTGGCGGTCACCGGTTCCGTAGTGAACGGCATCGGCCTCGGTTTGGCCACTACCGGAGTTCTCACCTGCTCCAACCTTGCGGTCTCCCTAATCCGACGACAAATTCCGGATACTGTCCGTTTACCAGCCTCCGTTATGATCATCGCCACCTTCGTTACCTGCGTTGAGCTATTGATGAAGGCTTATACCTACGAGCTTTACTTGGTGCTAGGTATTTTTATCCCGCTAATCGTAACCAACTGTGCGATCCTCGGGCGAGCAGATGCTTTTGCCAGTAAAAACCCCGTGCTTCCGTCCTTGGCAGATGGATTTATGATGGGTATAGGTTTCACTGCAGTACTCATCGCCATTGGCGCAGTCAGAGAAATTCTTGGCCAAGGCACGCTATTTTCAGATATGGACTTGTTATTTGGTTCAATGGCAAAAGATTGGGGTATTTCCATTTTTGGCAGTGACTATCCAGGCGTTCTTGTTGCCGTGCTTCCTCCCGGTGCATTCCTTGTCGCCGGCTTATTGATCGCAGCAAAAAACGCCATTGATATCGGTATTGAAAGACATAAAAGCCAGAAAGTTAAGATCATTCCAGGCTCAAAGCGCGTACGTGTTACCGGAAAAATCTCTTAA
- the rsxG gene encoding electron transport complex subunit RsxG — MLKQSMASNAAVLTLIALVTAGTLAVTQITTKEPIERAIREASAKALLEIIPLERHSNDMLVDTYPIPKPYWNQLGLQQGGDINLAREEDGKVSAVIVPAVTPDGYSGPIKILVGVNRDGTIAGVRVTSHTETPGLGDKVELKKSNWVLQFDGLSLKNPPSADWKVQKDGGVFDEFTGATITPRAVVNEVHQVLEFVAQHHEQIFNAPMSKRAVEIENSEIDSEQVPAAVEEQN; from the coding sequence ATGCTTAAACAGTCAATGGCCTCCAATGCCGCCGTTCTCACTCTTATCGCCCTGGTCACTGCAGGTACACTCGCAGTGACCCAAATTACGACTAAAGAACCGATTGAGAGAGCTATCCGGGAAGCTTCGGCGAAAGCGCTACTGGAAATTATTCCATTGGAACGCCACAGTAATGACATGTTGGTAGACACCTATCCAATTCCAAAACCTTACTGGAATCAGCTAGGCCTGCAACAAGGTGGAGATATCAATCTCGCGCGGGAAGAGGACGGAAAAGTCTCCGCAGTCATTGTGCCCGCAGTCACACCGGATGGATATTCCGGCCCGATAAAAATACTCGTTGGTGTGAATCGCGATGGCACTATTGCTGGCGTCAGGGTAACAAGCCACACAGAAACTCCGGGGCTGGGCGATAAAGTCGAGCTGAAAAAAAGTAACTGGGTGCTCCAGTTTGACGGCCTGTCACTAAAAAATCCGCCCTCAGCCGATTGGAAGGTACAAAAGGATGGCGGCGTTTTTGATGAATTTACTGGCGCAACAATTACTCCTCGCGCTGTTGTCAATGAAGTGCACCAGGTGCTTGAGTTTGTAGCCCAGCACCACGAACAAATATTTAATGCGCCAATGTCCAAGCGAGCGGTAGAGATTGAGAACTCTGAAATCGACTCGGAACAAGTACCTGCGGCGGTTGAGGAGCAGAACTGA
- a CDS encoding RnfABCDGE type electron transport complex subunit D has translation MSLMRATSPHARSGNDTTKVMLQVAAATIPGVLAMVIYFGIGVLINIALCTITALLCEAAVMRLRGRPAAFYLRDCSAFVTALLLGIALPAYCAWWLPIVGTAVAIVLAKHLYGGMGYNPFNPAMVGYVVLLISFPVDMTRWVGAAEVIGGTPSLEEAFSLVIGTYNVDGFTRATPLEIVRLNESVLLSQLYEMEPVLNKGTFAGVGWETVSFGFLLGGLFLLFRGIITWHAPVAMLATLTLISLFFYDSGSSLSEGSPVLHLFSGATMFGAFFIITDPVSGATSNRGRLIFGAGVGLLTYVIRAWGTYPDAVAFAVLLMNFATPTIDNYTLPRTYGHKGSRRATDLEES, from the coding sequence ATGTCTCTGATGCGCGCCACCTCCCCTCACGCCCGCTCCGGCAATGACACCACTAAAGTCATGCTACAAGTCGCCGCGGCCACCATACCCGGTGTGCTGGCGATGGTGATTTATTTCGGTATCGGAGTACTGATCAATATTGCCCTGTGCACAATCACAGCGCTTCTGTGTGAAGCAGCGGTAATGAGATTACGCGGCAGGCCGGCAGCATTCTATCTGCGGGATTGCAGTGCTTTTGTAACTGCACTGCTGCTCGGTATCGCGCTTCCAGCCTACTGTGCCTGGTGGCTGCCGATAGTGGGCACTGCGGTGGCTATTGTCCTGGCCAAGCATCTTTATGGCGGTATGGGGTACAACCCATTTAACCCCGCAATGGTGGGCTATGTTGTCCTGCTGATTAGTTTCCCGGTAGATATGACCCGCTGGGTGGGAGCTGCAGAGGTTATCGGCGGGACACCTAGCCTGGAAGAGGCCTTCTCTCTGGTAATCGGTACCTACAATGTCGATGGTTTTACCCGCGCTACACCGCTGGAAATCGTGCGGTTAAACGAGTCAGTGCTTCTCTCCCAGCTCTATGAAATGGAGCCGGTCCTCAATAAAGGCACATTTGCTGGAGTCGGTTGGGAAACCGTCAGCTTCGGATTCCTATTAGGTGGGCTGTTCTTACTATTTCGCGGCATTATTACCTGGCATGCACCGGTTGCCATGCTCGCCACCCTCACTCTGATTTCCCTGTTTTTCTACGACAGCGGCAGTTCCTTGTCAGAGGGATCCCCCGTACTGCATTTATTTTCTGGGGCCACCATGTTTGGGGCCTTCTTTATTATTACCGACCCTGTCAGCGGTGCCACCAGTAACCGGGGCCGCCTGATTTTTGGGGCCGGTGTGGGGCTGCTCACTTATGTAATCCGGGCCTGGGGCACTTACCCCGATGCGGTGGCTTTTGCTGTATTGCTGATGAACTTTGCAACACCAACCATTGATAACTACACGCTTCCACGGACCTATGGCCACAAGGGCTCCCGCCGCGCTACCGACCTGGAGGAGAGCTGA
- the rsxC gene encoding electron transport complex subunit RsxC, which yields MASEKARELRPNDFPGGVHPPENKHQSTGEPIGVIPLAEDLIVPLLQHSGTTAIPLVNLGDKVLKGQKIAEADGFISCPVHAPSSGRVMAIEPYPVPHPSGLLEDCIVIRTDGDDAWCDLTPCEDYLQVSPIELLDKIRDCGIAGMGGAGFPTAVKLDPHGGAEIDTLIINGTECEPYITADDMLMRERADEIIAGVEILAHILDQPERVLIGIEDNKPKAIRAMRKAVEGTRFDIVVFPTKYPSGGEKQLIQILTGREVPNKGLPANVGIVCQNVGTARAVYRAIRFGEPLISRVTTVVGKALEQQRNIDVPIGTPIEHILKYHGVHRGLMQKVIIGGPMMGYTIDDQRAPIVKTTNCLLVPTREELPPAPVAQACIRCGFCAEACPASLLPQQLYWYARADEREKLQAYNLFDCIECGACSYVCPSTIPLVQYYRAAKGAIRTAEAEKEKSERARDRFEFRKLRLEKAEKEKEAKREARRKAAEQARQQREQNPESPTAKAEKQEADVVAAALARVKSRQEDPKQLLARAQRTFSSAESRVERMRNKLEAADESQRDQLAAQLKAAEVKLQEAQHKLTLAERRADRDTAREPNQEETNAAVRAITKARASAEARAQMSDADRLAADIEALRKRVAKAETRLQKARDEDDTNLGAFESALEKLQKKLEDKMREHKAAQDGKQ from the coding sequence ATTGCCAGTGAAAAAGCGCGCGAGCTGCGCCCCAACGACTTCCCCGGCGGAGTGCACCCTCCCGAGAACAAACACCAGAGTACCGGTGAGCCTATAGGAGTGATCCCCCTCGCCGAGGACTTGATCGTACCACTGCTACAGCACTCTGGTACCACCGCCATACCGCTGGTGAACCTCGGTGATAAGGTATTAAAGGGACAAAAGATTGCCGAGGCCGACGGTTTCATTAGCTGTCCAGTGCATGCTCCCAGCTCCGGCAGGGTTATGGCCATTGAACCCTATCCAGTGCCACACCCTTCGGGTCTGCTGGAGGACTGCATTGTCATTCGCACAGACGGCGACGATGCCTGGTGCGATCTCACCCCCTGCGAAGATTACCTTCAGGTTTCACCGATAGAGCTTCTGGACAAGATCCGCGACTGCGGTATTGCCGGCATGGGCGGTGCAGGGTTTCCAACCGCTGTGAAGCTAGACCCTCACGGCGGCGCCGAAATTGATACTTTGATTATCAATGGCACAGAGTGTGAACCCTATATTACTGCCGACGATATGCTTATGCGGGAGCGTGCCGACGAAATTATCGCCGGCGTGGAAATTCTTGCCCATATCCTCGACCAGCCCGAACGGGTATTGATTGGTATTGAAGACAATAAGCCCAAAGCTATCCGCGCGATGCGCAAAGCCGTTGAAGGCACCCGTTTCGATATCGTGGTATTCCCCACAAAGTATCCGTCCGGCGGCGAAAAACAGCTGATCCAAATCCTTACCGGCCGAGAAGTGCCCAACAAAGGGCTACCGGCCAATGTGGGGATTGTATGCCAGAATGTCGGCACTGCTCGCGCGGTATATCGCGCGATTCGATTTGGCGAACCCCTGATCAGCCGAGTGACGACTGTTGTCGGCAAAGCGCTGGAGCAGCAGCGCAATATCGATGTACCTATCGGCACTCCCATAGAACATATCCTCAAATACCACGGTGTCCATCGGGGCCTGATGCAAAAGGTGATCATCGGCGGTCCGATGATGGGTTATACGATTGACGATCAACGCGCTCCAATCGTGAAAACCACCAACTGCCTGCTGGTACCGACCCGTGAGGAGCTACCGCCAGCACCGGTGGCCCAAGCTTGTATTCGCTGCGGTTTTTGCGCAGAGGCATGCCCGGCTTCGCTGCTACCGCAACAACTCTATTGGTATGCCCGCGCCGACGAACGGGAGAAGCTACAGGCCTATAACCTGTTTGACTGTATCGAGTGCGGTGCCTGCTCTTACGTCTGCCCCAGTACAATTCCCCTGGTTCAGTACTATCGCGCTGCCAAAGGTGCAATTCGCACTGCTGAAGCGGAAAAAGAGAAGTCCGAACGCGCACGCGATCGTTTCGAATTCCGCAAGTTGCGCCTTGAAAAAGCTGAAAAAGAGAAAGAAGCAAAACGCGAAGCCCGGCGCAAAGCCGCTGAACAAGCTCGCCAGCAAAGGGAACAAAACCCTGAATCTCCGACAGCCAAAGCTGAGAAGCAGGAAGCAGATGTTGTCGCCGCCGCCCTGGCGCGAGTTAAGTCCCGCCAGGAGGATCCTAAGCAGCTTTTGGCCCGCGCCCAGCGTACTTTCTCCAGTGCCGAGAGCCGGGTGGAACGCATGCGCAATAAACTGGAAGCTGCCGATGAGAGCCAGCGCGACCAATTGGCAGCGCAACTCAAAGCTGCTGAAGTGAAATTGCAGGAAGCACAACACAAGTTGACCCTTGCCGAACGACGCGCCGATAGGGATACCGCCCGGGAGCCCAACCAGGAAGAAACCAATGCAGCTGTGCGGGCAATTACCAAAGCCCGTGCCTCCGCAGAGGCGCGGGCCCAGATGAGTGACGCCGACAGACTTGCTGCAGATATCGAGGCACTGCGCAAGCGCGTCGCCAAAGCTGAGACTCGCCTGCAAAAGGCTCGGGATGAAGATGATACTAATCTGGGCGCATTCGAAAGCGCCTTGGAGAAGCTACAAAAGAAACTGGAAGACAAAATGCGCGAACACAAAGCAGCACAGGACGGAAAGCAATAA
- the rsxB gene encoding electron transport complex subunit RsxB: MLDWISQISSPLLVLGGMALVFGALLGFAAVRFRVEGDPLVEQVDALLPQTQCGQCGYPGCRPYAEAIVHGDTINKCPPGGQATINELANLLDIEPMPLDAEHGIEDVKKVAFIREAECIGCTKCIQACPVDAIAGAAKYMHTVITDECTGCDLCVEPCPVDCIDMVPLETALQDWHPHKPSDSSVLIASDRRTIQEHTGEARFEPRR, encoded by the coding sequence ATGCTGGACTGGATTTCACAAATTTCTTCTCCCCTGCTGGTGCTCGGTGGCATGGCATTGGTATTCGGTGCCCTGCTGGGTTTCGCAGCCGTTCGCTTCCGGGTGGAGGGTGACCCGCTCGTTGAGCAGGTCGATGCGCTGTTGCCACAGACTCAATGTGGCCAGTGTGGCTACCCCGGCTGTCGCCCCTACGCAGAAGCGATAGTGCACGGCGATACCATCAACAAGTGCCCCCCCGGCGGGCAGGCCACTATCAATGAGTTGGCCAATCTGCTGGATATAGAGCCCATGCCATTGGACGCCGAGCACGGTATTGAAGATGTAAAAAAAGTGGCATTTATCCGCGAGGCAGAGTGCATCGGTTGCACCAAATGTATTCAGGCCTGCCCGGTAGATGCCATTGCGGGCGCCGCCAAATATATGCACACGGTGATCACCGATGAGTGCACAGGATGTGACCTTTGTGTCGAACCCTGCCCCGTTGACTGTATCGATATGGTTCCCCTGGAAACCGCTTTACAGGATTGGCACCCACACAAGCCCAGCGATAGCTCGGTGCTGATTGCCAGCGATCGCCGCACTATTCAAGAACATACCGGGGAGGCGCGGTTTGAACCCCGTAGATAG
- the rsxA gene encoding electron transport complex subunit RsxA, producing the protein MTEFAVILLSTILVNNYVLVQFLGLCPFMGVSNKLETAVGMAGATTFVLTLASICSYLVNTYLLAPFGIEDLRTISFILVIAVVVQFTQMFIQKTSPLMYKVLGVFLPLITTNCAVLGVALQNTMKAHTFIQSTLYGFGAAVGFSLVLILFSSMRERLFAADVPLPFRGAAIGMVTAGLMSLAFMGFSGLV; encoded by the coding sequence ATGACCGAATTTGCCGTCATTCTGCTCAGCACCATCTTGGTCAATAATTATGTGTTAGTGCAGTTTCTCGGCCTGTGCCCGTTTATGGGAGTCTCCAATAAACTGGAGACCGCTGTGGGTATGGCCGGCGCTACCACCTTTGTACTTACTTTGGCCTCTATTTGTTCATACCTGGTCAACACCTATCTGTTGGCCCCTTTTGGTATTGAAGATCTTCGCACCATCTCATTTATTCTGGTGATTGCTGTCGTCGTACAGTTCACACAGATGTTTATCCAGAAGACCAGCCCCTTGATGTACAAGGTGCTAGGCGTTTTTCTACCGCTGATCACTACCAACTGTGCCGTGTTGGGTGTCGCCCTGCAGAACACTATGAAAGCGCATACTTTTATACAATCCACTCTTTACGGATTTGGCGCAGCAGTGGGTTTCTCCCTGGTATTAATCTTGTTCTCCTCGATGCGCGAGCGCCTCTTTGCCGCCGATGTCCCGCTGCCATTTCGCGGCGCCGCAATCGGTATGGTCACTGCCGGACTGATGTCGCTGGCATTTATGGGCTTTAGCGGTCTGGTATAG
- the yghU gene encoding glutathione-dependent disulfide-bond oxidoreductase → MSNETYTPPKVWQWDKESGGAFASINRPVAGATHDKALPQGQHPMQLYSLATPNGVKATVMLEELLELGFEGAEYDAHLVRITEGEQFGSGFVEANPNSKIPVLVDHSTTPPIRVFESGSILLYLAEKFNVFLPHTPEQRTEALNWLFWQMGSAPYLGGGFGHFYAYAPEKYEYPINRFAMEVKRQLDVLDQQLAKHPYVAGRTYTIADIAIWPWYGALVRNEAYSAAEFLDTQSYKNLNRWVGEIAERPAVKRGRMVNRTWGEPSEQLHERHSAGDFDNNTQDKVTDKDVD, encoded by the coding sequence ATGTCGAACGAAACCTACACTCCCCCCAAGGTTTGGCAGTGGGATAAGGAAAGCGGGGGCGCTTTTGCCAGTATCAATCGGCCGGTAGCGGGTGCGACCCATGATAAAGCGCTGCCGCAGGGGCAGCACCCGATGCAGCTCTATTCTTTGGCCACGCCGAACGGGGTTAAAGCGACGGTGATGTTAGAAGAGTTATTGGAACTCGGGTTTGAGGGAGCCGAATACGATGCCCATTTAGTCCGTATTACTGAAGGAGAGCAGTTTGGCAGTGGTTTTGTAGAGGCAAACCCAAATTCCAAGATTCCGGTCTTAGTGGATCACAGCACTACGCCACCAATCCGGGTATTTGAGAGTGGCTCCATACTGCTTTACCTGGCGGAAAAGTTTAATGTCTTCTTGCCTCATACGCCCGAGCAGCGCACCGAGGCTTTGAATTGGCTCTTCTGGCAGATGGGCTCGGCCCCTTACCTGGGGGGAGGCTTTGGACACTTTTATGCCTATGCACCGGAAAAATATGAATACCCGATCAACCGATTTGCTATGGAAGTAAAGCGCCAGTTGGACGTATTGGACCAACAGCTGGCAAAGCATCCGTATGTGGCGGGAAGGACTTATACCATCGCCGATATTGCGATCTGGCCCTGGTATGGGGCTCTGGTGCGCAATGAAGCTTATAGTGCGGCGGAATTTCTCGATACCCAGAGTTATAAAAATCTCAATCGTTGGGTGGGGGAAATTGCAGAGCGGCCAGCAGTAAAGCGCGGACGAATGGTCAATCGAACCTGGGGTGAGCCCAGCGAACAACTACATGAGCGCCACAGCGCTGGTGATTTTGACAATAACACCCAAGATAAAGTGACCGATAAGGATGTTGATTAA